One window of the Deltaproteobacteria bacterium genome contains the following:
- a CDS encoding DUF2384 domain-containing protein, with protein MPKGMAAQRIIKTERSVSGKPTAGRLKQVVSTRVPTARGKAVITPEQIRELRHHLSSDPAKPLSQQRFSQLLNVSWSTVARWEAGGPLDSRQALKLARLQRALTVLGDMVLPEYRLPFFEQPHPLLMKLRPIDLLETDEGAEAVIGQLEAAATGSFA; from the coding sequence ATGCCGAAGGGAATGGCCGCACAACGAATCATCAAGACTGAGCGATCTGTCTCGGGAAAACCAACTGCCGGGCGGCTGAAGCAGGTTGTTTCCACACGTGTTCCGACCGCGAGAGGGAAAGCTGTGATTACTCCTGAGCAAATTCGGGAACTTCGCCACCACTTGTCGTCCGATCCAGCGAAGCCGCTTTCCCAGCAGCGATTTAGCCAACTGCTGAACGTATCGTGGAGTACGGTTGCACGCTGGGAAGCTGGAGGACCACTCGATTCCAGACAGGCACTGAAGTTGGCGCGTCTACAACGAGCGCTGACCGTGCTTGGGGATATGGTGCTCCCAGAATACCGTCTGCCATTTTTCGAGCAGCCGCATCCCCTGTTAATGAAACTACGTCCGATTGACCTGCTTGAGACCGACGAAGGCGCCGAGGCGGTGATTGGTCAGCTCGAAGCCG